A window of Trichoderma atroviride chromosome 3, complete sequence contains these coding sequences:
- a CDS encoding uncharacterized protein (EggNog:ENOG41~TransMembrane:3 (o20-38i116-138o150-168i)), whose product MKVLTKEEEAAHYNAVVKGGLIGGSLGLAIGASGVIYASRRYPSFRGLTLPFRTFLVTSTATFGAIVQADRQGIKHQKEQDPRRMYRDNSQRAQEMIRENETAYERFMNYGRDHRYSIVCASWLASLAVAFALVSRAPMSTPQKIVQARVYAQGLTLAVLIVSAAFEMNDAKSGKGRWETVMVLDPNDPEHKHLIEKRIHKEEYEGQDLWMDMVEAEEKRIAARKAAQAQEHAQ is encoded by the exons ATGAAGGTCCTCaccaaggaagaagaagccgcccACTACAACGCCGTTGTCAAGGGCGGATTGATCGGTGGTTCATTGGGTCTTGCTATCGGTGCCAGTGGTGTCATCTACGCCTCAAGGAGATATCCTTCTTTCCGCGGCCTGACCCTGCCATTCCGAACTTTCCTCGTCACATCCACCGCTACCTTTGGCGCCATCGTGCAGGCTGATCGCCAGGGCATCAAGCACCAGAAGGAGCAGGACCCCAGACGCATGTACCGAGACAACTCCCAGCGTGCCCAGGAGATGATCCGCGAGAACGAGACCGCCTACGAGCGCTTCATGAACTATGGCCGCGACCACCGCTATAGTATTGTCTGCGCCTCGTGGCTTGCCAGTTTGGCCGTTGCCTTTGCTCTCGTCAGCCGCGCGCCCATGAGCACCCCCCAGAAGATTGTGCAGGCCCGTGTCTACGCCCAGGGCCTGACGCTTGCCGTGCTCATCGTCTCGGCCGCCTTCGAGATGAACGATGCCAAGAGCGGCAAGGGCCGCTGGGAGACCGTCATGGTCCTCGACCCCAACGATCCTGAGCACAAGCACCTCATTGAGAAGAGAATCCACAAGGAGGAGTACGAGGGACAGGATCTGTGGATGG ACATGGTTGAGgctgaggagaagagaatagcCGCCCGCAAGGCTGCCCAGGCCCAGGAGCATGCCCAGTAA
- a CDS encoding uncharacterized protein (TransMembrane:1 (i249-267o)) gives MASPPKPWERAGASVPSLTIPPSSASSSAPLSPASSVASMDAPPIPERPASFAAAMTQNAAVPTPGVMGGMAASPYGAYNSAYSSPYSSPYSRMGGGYGGYGGGMYGGGYGMGMGGMYGGGMYGGAMGDPNSLAGRFSNGTAATFQMLEGVVTAFGGFAQMLESTYMATHSSFFAMISVAEQFGNLRDTLGSLLGIFTLIRWIRTLLAKLTGRPLPADAAALNASDFARFEGRSGAAGSQPPKASRKPLIFFLLAAFGIPYLMSKVIKNIAASAEEEEKRLQQQALEAQKPVDPAKLEFCRLRFDFAPPADRRYGTGGTQGRSRRRPEQERPCWSAQRVVALP, from the exons ATGGCTTCGCCACCTAAGCCCTGGGAACGAGCTGGAGCCTCAGTGCCTTCAC TGACCATTCCTCCTTCatcagcctcatcatcagcgcCTCTGTCGCCGGCATCATCTGTTGCATCCATGGACGCACCTCCGATACCAGAGCGCCCGGCGTCGTTTGCCGCGGCCATGACCCAGAACGCCGCCGTCCCTACGCCCGGCGTCATGGGCGGCATGGCTGCCTCTCCCTACGGCGCCTACAACAGCGCATACTCATCGCCCTACTCAAGTCCCTACTCGCGCATGGGAGGTGGCTATGGAGGAtatggcggcggcatgtATGGCGGCGGATACGGAATGGGCATGGGAGGCATgtacggcggcggcatgtaTGGCGGTGCCATGGGCGACCCCAACAGCCTCGCCGGCCGCTTCAGCAATGGCACCGCGGCGACCTTTCAGATGCTTGAGGGCGTTGTCACTGCCTTTGGCGGATTTGCACAGATGCTCGAGAGCACATACATGGCCACGCACTCTAGCTTCTTTG CTATGATTTCCGTCGCCGAACAGTTCGGCAACCTGCGCGATACCCTAGGATCACTGCTCGGAATCTTCACCCTCATCCGTTGGATCCGTACTCTACTGGCTAAGCTCACTGGCCGTCCCCTCCCAGCTGATGCCGCAGCCCTCAACGCCTCAGACTTTGCTCGATTTGAAGGCCGatccggcgctgctggatcTCAGCCCCCCAAGGCCAGCCGCAAGcctctcatcttcttcctcctcgccgccttCGGTATCCCCTACCTCATGTCCAAGGTGATTAAGAACATTGCCGCCTccgccgaggaagaagagaagcgtcttcagcagcaggctcTCGAGGCCCAGAAGCCCGTCGATCCCGCCAAGCTGGAGTTTTGCCGTCTCCGATTCGACTTTGCCCCCCCAGCAGACCGGCGGTATGGAACTGGAGGGACGCAAGGGAGATCTCGTCGCCGTCCTGAGCAAGAACGACCCTGCTGGTCAGCCCAGCGAGTGGTGGCACTGCCGTAG
- a CDS encoding uncharacterized protein (EggNog:ENOG41), whose translation MYWSKAPISGAAHSNLRAHTTTLIGSSVYVFGGCDAKTCFNSMYVLDADSFYWSVPHMVGDIPMPLRAMTCTAVGKKLVVFGGGDGPTYFNDVYVLDTVNFRWTKPRIMGDKVPSKRRAHTACLYKNGIYVFGGGDGVRALNDIWRLDVSDMNKMSWRLISGAEKVAPGARDRRPKARGYHTANMVGSKLIIFGGSDGGECFDDVWIYDVERHIWKLVNIPISYRRLSHTATIVGSYLFVIGGHDGHEYCADVLLLNLVTMTWDRRKTYGLPPSGRGYHGTVLYDSRLHVVGGFDGSDVFGDVMILELAVHAYYSQISHFTIDV comes from the coding sequence ATGTACTGGTCAAAGGCACCAATATCCGGAGCTGCACACTCGAATCTCCGAGCTCATACGACGACGCTGATCGGCTCCAGCGTATACGTTTTCGGCGGCTGCGATGCAAAGACGTGCTTCAACTCCATGTACGTCCTTGACGCCGACTCGTTCTACTGGTCTGTGCCGCACATGGTTGGGGATATCCCTATGCCCCTCCGGGCCATGACTTGCACGGCAGTGGGGAAGAAGCTCGTCGTCTTTGGAGGTGGCGACGGCCCGACGTACTTTAATGATGTCTACGTCCTTGATACGGTCAATTTCCGCTGGACCAAGCCTCGCATCATGGGAGACAAGGTGCCCTCAAAACGCCGCGCCCACACGGCATGTCTGTACAAGAACGGCATCTACGTTTTTGGTGGAGGCGATGGCGTGCGCGCGCTGAACGATATATGGCGGCTCGACGTTAGTGACATGAATAAGATGTCGTGGAGACTGATATCCGGTGCCGAAAAGGTAGCTCCAGGAGCACGGGACCGCCGGCCAAAAGCTCGCGGCTACCACACAGCCAACATGGTTGGCAGTaagctcatcatctttggTGGATCGGACGGTGGCGAATGCTTCGACGACGTGTGGATCTACGATGTGGAGAGGCACATCTGGAAGCTCGTCAACATCCCCATCAGCTATCGTCGCCTCTCGCACACTGCCACCATTGTGGGCTCATACCTCTTTGTCATCGGAGGCCACGACGGCCACGAGTACTGCGCCGACGTGCTGCTCCTCAACCTGGTGACCATGACGTGGGACAGGCGCAAGACATATGGCCTGCCCCCCAGCGGACGAGGGTATCACGGCACGGTCCTGTACGATAGTAGGTTGCATGTTGTTGGCGGGTTTGACGGCAGCGATGTATTTGGCGACGTGATGattctggagctggcggtTCACGCGTATTACTCGCAAATTAGCCATTTCACGATTGATgtatga